Below is a genomic region from Gillisia sp. Hel_I_86.
CCCGGGAGTATCGCTTAAGATCGCCTGAAAGTCTTCCCCATTAACAATACCCAGAATACGGTGCCTGGTAGTTTGTGCTTTAGAAGTGATAATGGATAATTTTTCACCAACAAAAGCATTCATTAATGTGGATTTACCAACGTTTGGATTTCCAATGATATTTACAAAACCGGCTTTATGTGCCATAAGAAAAGAATTTTGGCAAAGATATTTCATTTAATAAGCCATTCCTAACTTTTTACAGGTTTCTAATATTAACGAATACCAAGCCTTTTACAATTAATCTACTTTGTAAGCGGGATCTAATTTAAATTCAATATTTTTGCCGGCTCTTAAGCATTATCATGGATAAGCTTTTAATATTGAAGCAATTAAACAGCAATGCAATGAGAAAATATTCGGAATATTAGTTTATAATTAATATTCGTTCATATTATTAAGACTTTTTCATGACAAAAATTTTCAACCTTTTTGATTTTTCACAAAAAGTAAATTACAAAACCGAAGTATTGGCGGGTTTAACCGTAGCCTTGGCTTTAATTCCAGAAGCAGTAGCTTTTGCTTTGATCGCGGGACTCTCTCCATTAACCGGATTATATGCCGCTTTTGTAATGGGCTTGATAACTTCCATTTTTGGAGGACGGCCGGGAATGATCTCTGGTGCAACCGGAGCTGTTGCAGTAGTGATTGTTGGCCTTTCCCTTACCTATGGCCCAGAATATATATTTGCCACCGTCATACTCGCAGGAATCATTCAGGTATTGGCAGGAGTGCTGCGTTTAGGAAAACTAATTAGGTTGGTGCCACATTCGGTAATTTTCGGATTCCTAAACGGATTGGCAATTATTATTTTCATGTCCCAGTTAAATCAGTTTAAAACAATAAACACAGCAGGCGAACTGGAATGGATGACAGGAACCCCGCTTTATATTTTATTGGGCTTGGTATTTACAACCATGCTTATTATTTGGGGCCTTCCTAAGTTCACTAAAGTTTTTCCTTCTTCCCTTGCTGCAATTTTAGTGGTATTTGGCGTAGTGCTTGGGCTTGGTATAGATACCAAGACGGTGGGGGACATAGCATCAATTAAAGGTGGGTTTCCTCCTTTTCATATCCCTATGGTGCCCTTTACTTGGGAGACCTTAACTATAATTTTTCCGTTTGCAGCGATCATGGCAGGGGTTGGACTTATAGAAAGCCTTTTAACCTTGAACATTATAGACGAGATCACCGAAACCCGTGGAAGTGGAAACAAAGAATGTGTAGCGCAAGGAACTGCGAATATGCTATCCGGGCTTTTCTCTGGAATGGGTGGATGTGCGATGATAGGCCAGAGTTTGATAAACGTATCTTCTGGGGCGAGGGCAAGACTTTCCGGCATTGTAGCTGCAGTAATGCTTTTGATTTTCATCATGTTTGGAGCGGATATCATCGAAAAATTACCAATGGCAGCGCTTACGGGGGTTATGATCATGGTTGCAGTAGGAACTTTTGAATGGGCAAGTTTAAAAACTTTTAGAAGGATGCCAAATTCTGATGTTTTTGTTATGGTCATGGTTACTTTGATCACCATTTTCCTTCATAATTTAGCTTTAGCGGTATTGGTGGGAGTAATTATTTCGGCATTGGTATTTGCATGGGACAACGCTAAACGAATTAGAGCCAGAAAAAGAGTAGATGAAGCTGGAGTTAAGCATTATGAGATCTACGGTCCCCTTTTCTTCGGATCTGTTCAGGCATTCAATGATAAATTCGATATTCTTACAGACCCGGATGAGGTGGTGATCGATTTTTCTGAAAGTAGGATTGTAGATATGTCTGGGATTGAAGCAGTAAACAAATTGACCGAGCGTTATTTAAAGCAAGGCAAAAAACTTCATCTAAGGCACTTGAGCAGCGATTGTCGCACTTTACTCAACAATGCCGATGCACTTATAGAAGTGAATATTTTGGAAGATCCTACTTATAAAGTAGCGGTAGATAAAGTTTAAAAAATTTGAATATTTTTTAAAAAGTCTCTTGAATTTTAGTTCAAGAGGCTTTTTTGTGTTCCAATAATGTTAAACCCATTCTTAAATGCGTCATTTAAGAACTATAATATTCTTAAATTTAGCTTGTCAATCCTAAAATTGAAAATATGCCTGTTAGTGTAAAAGGGGATAAAGAGATCGAAAGCACCCAATCCATAGATAACAAATGCCTACGATTGAATCTTAATGAAAACATTTATGGAACTTTCGCCGAAATTGGAGCGGGCCAAGAAACCGTTCGTAATTTTTTTAGGGTTGGCGATGCTTCAGGCACCATTGCAAAGACAATTAGTGCTTACGACAAGGATTTTAGTGATGCCATTTATGGAATAGAAGATGACGGAAGATATGTTACCGAAAATAGGCTAAAAAGCATTCTTTCTTTTGAAACAGGCCTTATTGAAAATAGGATCTCCAGGGAAAAGCATCCCGATAAACTTTTCTTTAGTTACGCAAATACGGTAACTACCATAGATTTCGCCAAAAAATATAAAGGCCATGGTTGGATGGGCATCCGTTTTCAAACCCAGCCGGAAGAAGAGTACAGCGAAATAATCTTGCACGTTCAGTTTCATGAAACCTTGGCTGTTCTCCAGCAAATAACCATTGGAACCATGGGAGTGAATTTAATTCATGGCGCCTACTACCTTCATGACGATCCAAAAAATCTTTTGATGCATTTGTATGATCAGTTAGATAAAGACCAAATAGAAATAGATACCATTAATTTTACAGGTCCTGCTTTCGAAAATGTAGACAATAGGTTAATGAGCCTGCAATTGGTTAAAAACGGAATGACAGATGCCGTGATGTTCGCACCAGATGGCCACAATATCCTTCCCGCCAATGTCCTTTACAAACGAAACATTTTAACCCTTAGAGGTAGCTTTAGACCGGTGACCAAGGTGAATATGAGCATGTATGAAAAATCTTTAAAGCTTTTTCTAAATGAAAAAAAGGTGGATGAGAAAAAAGTGATGGTGATCTTTGAAATGACACTTTCCAATCTTAGAGCAGAAGGGGAAATAGACGAAAAAGATTTTATGGATAGGGCCAAATTACTTTGTTCTTTGGGACAAACGGTAATGATCTCCAATTTTCAAGAATACTATAAAGTAGTAGAATACTTTGCTCAACATACATCAGAACGCATGGGCCTAACCATGGGTGTAAATACTTTCATAGACATTTTTGATGAAAAATATTATAGGCATCTTAGTGGTGGTATCTTAGAAGCCTTTGGAAAATTGTTTTTTAAGGATCTCAAGGTTTATTTGTATCCTCTTAAGGATCCTGAAACTGGAGAAATAACAACCAGTGAAAATTTGAAAGTACATCCAAGAATGAAGGAATTATATAAATTCT
It encodes:
- a CDS encoding SulP family inorganic anion transporter encodes the protein MTKIFNLFDFSQKVNYKTEVLAGLTVALALIPEAVAFALIAGLSPLTGLYAAFVMGLITSIFGGRPGMISGATGAVAVVIVGLSLTYGPEYIFATVILAGIIQVLAGVLRLGKLIRLVPHSVIFGFLNGLAIIIFMSQLNQFKTINTAGELEWMTGTPLYILLGLVFTTMLIIWGLPKFTKVFPSSLAAILVVFGVVLGLGIDTKTVGDIASIKGGFPPFHIPMVPFTWETLTIIFPFAAIMAGVGLIESLLTLNIIDEITETRGSGNKECVAQGTANMLSGLFSGMGGCAMIGQSLINVSSGARARLSGIVAAVMLLIFIMFGADIIEKLPMAALTGVMIMVAVGTFEWASLKTFRRMPNSDVFVMVMVTLITIFLHNLALAVLVGVIISALVFAWDNAKRIRARKRVDEAGVKHYEIYGPLFFGSVQAFNDKFDILTDPDEVVIDFSESRIVDMSGIEAVNKLTERYLKQGKKLHLRHLSSDCRTLLNNADALIEVNILEDPTYKVAVDKV
- a CDS encoding TonB-dependent receptor; translated protein: MPVSVKGDKEIESTQSIDNKCLRLNLNENIYGTFAEIGAGQETVRNFFRVGDASGTIAKTISAYDKDFSDAIYGIEDDGRYVTENRLKSILSFETGLIENRISREKHPDKLFFSYANTVTTIDFAKKYKGHGWMGIRFQTQPEEEYSEIILHVQFHETLAVLQQITIGTMGVNLIHGAYYLHDDPKNLLMHLYDQLDKDQIEIDTINFTGPAFENVDNRLMSLQLVKNGMTDAVMFAPDGHNILPANVLYKRNILTLRGSFRPVTKVNMSMYEKSLKLFLNEKKVDEKKVMVIFEMTLSNLRAEGEIDEKDFMDRAKLLCSLGQTVMISNFQEYYKVVEYFAQHTSERMGLTMGVNTFIDIFDEKYYRHLSGGILEAFGKLFFKDLKVYLYPLKDPETGEITTSENLKVHPRMKELYKFFKDNGRVVDITDYDPSVLDINSREVYQMIVDGKSGWESMLPESTTQIIKEKNLFRE